A DNA window from Rhipicephalus sanguineus isolate Rsan-2018 chromosome 8, BIME_Rsan_1.4, whole genome shotgun sequence contains the following coding sequences:
- the LOC119402530 gene encoding uncharacterized protein LOC119402530, which produces MGSLDLTSPERPPVSTPNWHDHVSPAPLTSSPEMTECPFALPPDVGSGFVLEPPVAASSSHTPAQRKFRLTRTRSLPDLRQEAAAPEFLRNRLILQTDDTVYLPFILRKEYVIRTKLRVSFSLLKPPVVKRSHSEGHVTEVTFLQQSYCGYWDETDTEMEASDWRVDEGCNFFDLCYFRCKCCKKHAGPMAAAR; this is translated from the exons ATGGGCAGCCTGGACCTGACATCTCCCGAGCGGCCGCCAGTGTCGACGCCCAACTGGCACGATCATGTGTCGCCCGCGCCGTTGACGAGCTCGCCGGAGATGACCGAGTGCCCGTTCGCGCTGCCGCCCGACGTCGGCAGCGGATTTGTC TTGGAGCCCCCCGTGGCAGCTTCGTCAAGTCACACGCCGGCGCAGCGCAAGTTCCGGCTGACCCGCACGCGTTCACTGCCCGACCTGCGAcaggaggccgcggcgccggAGTTCCTGCGAAACCGGCTGATTCTGCAGACCGACGACACG GTTTACCTGCCGTTCATCCTTCGCAAGGAGTACGTGATACGCACCAAGCTGCGCGTCTCCTTCAGCCTGCTCAAGCCCCCCGTGGTCAAGCGGTCGCACAGCGAGGGTCACGTCACAGAGGTCACCTTCCTGCAGCAGTCCTACTGCGGCTACTGGGACGAGACCGACACCGAGATGGAG GCGTCCGACTGGCGCGTGGACGAAGGGTGCAACTTCTTCGACCTGTGCTACTTCCGCTGCAAGTGCTGCAAGAAGCACGCCGGTCCAATGGCCGCTGCGCGATGA